The following are encoded together in the Thermotoga sp. genome:
- the dnaJ gene encoding molecular chaperone DnaJ: MKRERKDYYEILGVPRNATQEEIRRAYKRLVKEWHPDRHPENRKEAEQRFKEIQEAYEVLIDPQKRAMYDRFGYVGEQPIRHEAETGGGFFEDVFREFENIFNRDIFDVFFGEESRQRERREYARKGEDIHYTVEVSLSDLINGVEIPIEYERYETCPRCGGTGVEPNSGYIDCPRCGGTGRIREERRSFFGYFVSERTCDECGGTGKVPRDLCHECRGSGRVLRKVRRTVKIPPNVEDGARLRIPGGGNAGYYGGPYGDLVITVRVRPDSRFRKSGKDLVYDITIDYLQAILGTTIEVPLPEGRTTMLKIPPGTQPETVFRLKGKGLPSEYGRRGDLLVNVHVEIPKSLSREERKILEDLAKKRGIPVA; the protein is encoded by the coding sequence ATGAAACGAGAAAGGAAAGATTACTACGAAATTCTCGGCGTTCCAAGGAACGCCACACAGGAAGAAATAAGAAGGGCGTACAAAAGATTGGTGAAAGAGTGGCATCCCGATAGGCATCCGGAGAACAGAAAAGAGGCTGAACAGCGCTTCAAAGAGATCCAGGAAGCTTACGAAGTCCTCATCGATCCTCAGAAGAGAGCCATGTACGATCGTTTTGGATACGTGGGAGAACAACCCATTCGCCACGAAGCAGAAACCGGTGGTGGCTTCTTCGAAGACGTATTCAGGGAGTTTGAAAACATATTCAACAGAGACATATTCGACGTGTTCTTCGGTGAAGAGTCCCGTCAAAGGGAGAGGAGAGAATACGCCCGAAAGGGAGAAGACATACACTACACCGTAGAGGTAAGTCTCTCCGACTTGATCAACGGAGTGGAGATCCCCATCGAGTACGAAAGGTATGAGACGTGTCCAAGATGTGGTGGAACAGGTGTGGAGCCGAATTCAGGATACATTGATTGTCCTCGTTGTGGTGGAACGGGAAGGATCAGAGAAGAGAGAAGGTCGTTCTTTGGATATTTCGTCAGTGAAAGGACCTGCGACGAATGTGGTGGAACAGGTAAAGTTCCTCGCGATCTGTGTCACGAATGCAGAGGAAGTGGAAGGGTTTTGAGAAAGGTGCGAAGAACGGTAAAAATACCACCAAACGTGGAAGACGGTGCGCGTCTGAGAATACCCGGCGGGGGTAACGCGGGTTATTATGGAGGGCCTTACGGTGATCTGGTGATCACTGTACGAGTGAGACCCGACAGCAGGTTCAGGAAATCCGGAAAAGATCTAGTATACGACATCACGATAGATTACCTCCAGGCGATCTTGGGAACGACCATCGAAGTCCCGCTTCCCGAGGGTAGAACAACCATGTTGAAGATACCACCTGGAACACAGCCCGAAACGGTTTTCCGACTGAAGGGGAAAGGTCTACCGAGTGAATACGGCAGGAGAGGTGATCTCCTTGTCAACGTACACGTTGAAATTCCAAAGAGCCTTTCAAGAGAGGAAAGAAAGATCCTGGAGGATCTGGCAAAAAAAAGAGGTATTCCTGTTGCTTAA
- a CDS encoding nucleotide exchange factor GrpE, with protein MSEKERKNLSQECEELKEKYRELEEYAKRLKAEYENYREEVAQEKRELIRNANEYLISKLIPILDDFERALNQGEHRKSFYEGVKLIYKKLLNTLEKEGLVKIQVGKTFDPFEHEAVERVETDDVEEYTVLEVVENGYKFHGKVLKPAKVKVAVKPRKKEEESSSKKE; from the coding sequence ATGTCTGAAAAAGAAAGAAAAAACCTTTCCCAGGAATGTGAAGAATTGAAAGAAAAATACAGAGAGCTCGAGGAGTACGCTAAAAGGTTGAAGGCCGAGTACGAAAATTACCGGGAAGAGGTTGCCCAGGAGAAAAGAGAACTCATAAGGAACGCAAATGAATATCTCATCTCAAAACTGATTCCCATACTCGATGACTTCGAAAGGGCCTTGAACCAAGGAGAGCACAGAAAATCCTTCTACGAGGGTGTGAAGTTGATCTACAAGAAGCTCCTGAACACCCTTGAGAAAGAGGGACTTGTGAAGATTCAAGTGGGCAAGACCTTCGATCCGTTCGAACACGAGGCAGTTGAAAGGGTCGAAACGGACGATGTGGAGGAGTACACCGTTCTCGAAGTGGTGGAAAACGGTTACAAATTCCATGGGAAGGTTCTGAAACCGGCGAAAGTGAAGGTGGCTGTGAAACCGAGAAAGAAGGAAGAGGAATCTTCTAGTAAAAAGGAGTGA